The Saccharothrix variisporea genome has a segment encoding these proteins:
- a CDS encoding sensor histidine kinase: MGAYRRLALGTRLALGLGVLALVVFAVVGTVMATSMETYLAAKLDEQVGKSQQDLEKEIHRTGKLTKNVYGWFAAVYRVENGTATLEPPSVQPSPELPSDPSELADVARATTGSEAVFRTEYLEGHGTYRLRGCPLGDGQVLVSAAPMNDITTTVRQLVLVEVATFLLALVALVVVGRAVLRRGLQPLSDMAKTARDITSHDLTDSSRLPVRAEGGNGGVEVEELRTAFNTMLDHIDTSLAARTAAEQRLRRFVADASHELRTPLTSIRGYADLFRYAAANAPEEREAHLEKLRSEAARMSVLLEDLLLLARLDSAEAETPVRAEPNDLATLIRESADAFRAARPDHPLTVTTPESLRLSFDPIRLRQVVDNLLTNAATHTPAGTAVSLEVSTEGRFAVIRVGDSGPGIPAEDQPRIFDRFYRVDDSRTRGSGGSGLGLAVVHSLVVAHGGTITVDSRPGSTAFTIRIPRP; this comes from the coding sequence ATGGGCGCCTACCGCAGGCTGGCGCTGGGCACGCGGCTCGCGCTGGGGCTGGGTGTGCTGGCGCTGGTGGTGTTCGCGGTGGTCGGGACGGTCATGGCGACCAGCATGGAGACCTACCTGGCGGCGAAGCTGGACGAGCAGGTGGGCAAGTCGCAGCAGGACCTGGAGAAGGAGATCCACCGGACGGGGAAGCTGACCAAGAACGTCTACGGCTGGTTCGCGGCGGTGTACCGGGTCGAGAACGGCACGGCGACCCTGGAACCGCCGTCCGTGCAGCCGAGCCCGGAGCTGCCGTCCGACCCGTCCGAACTGGCCGACGTGGCGCGGGCGACGACGGGCTCCGAGGCCGTGTTCCGCACCGAGTACCTGGAGGGGCACGGGACGTACCGGCTGCGGGGCTGTCCCCTGGGTGACGGCCAGGTGCTGGTCAGTGCCGCGCCGATGAACGACATCACCACCACCGTCCGGCAGCTGGTGCTGGTGGAGGTGGCCACGTTCCTGCTCGCGCTGGTCGCGTTGGTGGTGGTCGGCCGCGCGGTGCTGCGCCGTGGCCTGCAACCGCTGAGCGACATGGCGAAGACGGCCCGCGACATCACGTCCCACGACCTGACCGACTCGTCCCGGCTGCCGGTGCGGGCGGAGGGCGGCAACGGCGGCGTGGAGGTCGAGGAGCTGCGCACGGCGTTCAACACGATGCTGGACCACATCGACACCTCCCTGGCCGCCCGCACCGCCGCCGAGCAGCGCTTGCGCCGTTTCGTGGCGGACGCGTCGCACGAACTGCGCACCCCGCTGACGTCGATCCGCGGCTACGCCGACCTGTTCCGCTACGCGGCGGCCAACGCTCCTGAAGAACGCGAGGCCCACCTGGAGAAGCTCCGGTCGGAGGCGGCCCGGATGAGCGTCCTGCTGGAAGACCTCCTCCTGCTGGCCCGCCTGGACTCCGCCGAAGCCGAAACCCCGGTCCGCGCGGAACCCAACGACCTGGCCACCCTGATCCGCGAGTCGGCAGACGCCTTCCGCGCGGCCCGCCCCGACCACCCCCTGACCGTGACCACGCCCGAGTCGCTGCGCCTGAGCTTCGACCCGATCCGCCTGCGCCAGGTCGTCGACAACCTGCTGACCAACGCGGCCACCCACACGCCCGCCGGGACGGCGGTGTCGCTCGAGGTGTCGACCGAGGGCCGGTTCGCGGTGATCAGGGTCGGCGACTCGGGCCCCGGCATCCCGGCGGAGGACCAGCCGAGGATCTTCGACCGCTTCTACCGCGTGGACGACTCGCGAACCCGCGGCAGCGGCGGCAGCGGCTTGGGGCTGGCGGTGGTGCACTCGCTGGTCGTCGCACACGGCGGAACGATCACAGTGGACAGCCGTCCGGGCTCGACCGCGTTCACCATCAGGATTCCCAGGCCATGA
- a CDS encoding threonine/serine ThrE exporter family protein has translation MRLRRKRYRDPGTLPDLWQPVEGPALPDDSTVHLVLDLALRVGEVQLASGAGAADATATVMAVADAYGLPRTEVDVTFTSITVSCHRGTEAAPITALRVVRSRGLDYTRLAALENLIRRITENDTRPADAYAELDKITKQPHPYPRWVATLAWAGMAGAVAFLVGGGPLLALAAALVTAVIDRVGRLLNRRALPFFFQQVVGGALATAAAMVMYATDALPAVRPSLLVATGIVVLLSGLSLVGAVQDAITGYNVTAAGRLMEIALLTAGLITGIALTLRAAVQFGVRSSLTDPLPPLISDVPVQFLAGAATSAFFALAAYAPLNALPIAAAAGAVGTGTYGLLVLTGTNVITCSAVAATVVGFGGAVISRRLRTPPLVVAVAGMVPLLPGWTTYRGLYQLTIERDGGGLSTLVLAAGTALALASGVVLGEFLARPVRSGLSRLERRLAGPRLSGPLRPAKRRVE, from the coding sequence GTGAGGCTGCGGCGCAAGCGGTACCGCGACCCCGGGACGTTGCCCGACCTGTGGCAACCCGTCGAAGGGCCGGCACTGCCCGACGACTCGACCGTGCACCTCGTGCTCGACCTCGCCCTGCGCGTCGGGGAGGTCCAGCTGGCCAGCGGTGCGGGGGCGGCGGATGCCACGGCCACGGTGATGGCGGTGGCCGACGCGTACGGGTTGCCGCGGACCGAGGTGGACGTGACGTTCACCTCGATCACCGTCTCCTGCCACCGGGGCACCGAGGCCGCGCCGATCACCGCCTTGCGGGTGGTGCGCAGTCGCGGCCTGGACTACACGCGGTTGGCCGCCCTGGAGAACCTCATCCGCCGCATCACCGAGAACGACACCAGGCCCGCCGACGCCTACGCCGAGCTCGACAAGATCACCAAGCAGCCGCACCCCTACCCGCGCTGGGTCGCCACGCTGGCCTGGGCGGGCATGGCGGGCGCGGTGGCGTTCCTGGTCGGCGGCGGGCCGTTGCTGGCGTTGGCCGCCGCGCTGGTCACGGCCGTGATCGACCGGGTGGGTCGGCTGCTCAACCGGCGGGCGCTGCCGTTCTTCTTCCAGCAGGTCGTGGGCGGGGCGCTGGCCACGGCGGCGGCGATGGTCATGTACGCGACGGACGCCTTGCCGGCGGTGCGGCCCTCGTTGCTCGTCGCGACCGGGATCGTGGTGCTGCTGTCCGGGTTGTCGCTGGTCGGCGCGGTGCAGGACGCGATAACCGGGTACAACGTCACCGCCGCCGGCCGGCTGATGGAGATCGCGCTGCTCACCGCGGGCCTGATCACCGGCATCGCCCTCACCCTCCGCGCGGCCGTGCAGTTCGGGGTCCGGAGCTCCCTGACCGACCCCCTGCCGCCGCTGATCTCCGACGTGCCGGTGCAGTTCCTCGCGGGCGCGGCTACCTCGGCTTTCTTCGCGCTCGCCGCCTACGCTCCGCTCAACGCGCTGCCGATCGCGGCGGCGGCGGGCGCGGTGGGCACCGGCACGTACGGGCTGCTCGTGCTCACCGGCACGAACGTGATCACCTGTTCGGCGGTGGCCGCCACCGTGGTGGGGTTCGGCGGCGCGGTGATCTCCCGCCGGCTGCGCACCCCGCCGCTGGTGGTCGCCGTGGCGGGCATGGTGCCGCTGCTCCCGGGCTGGACCACCTACCGCGGTCTTTACCAGCTGACCATCGAGCGCGACGGCGGCGGCCTGTCGACCCTCGTGCTGGCCGCCGGGACGGCGTTGGCGCTGGCCAGCGGGGTGGTGCTGGGCGAGTTCCTGGCGCGGCCGGTGCGCAGCGGGCTGAGCCGGTTGGAGCGGAGGTTGGCCGGGCCCCGGTTGTCCGGCCCACTGCGTCCCGCCAAGCGCCGGGTCGAGTAG
- a CDS encoding response regulator transcription factor produces the protein MDDAVRLLVVDDEPHIADLVATVARYEGWQAATAGSGRAALAAVGDFRPDIVVLDLMLPDLDGFTVLDRLRSAGAMVPVVFLTARDGTADRVAGLTRGGDDYLVKPFSVEELMARLRAVLRRSTGPQWKRSVLEVADLALDEDTREVRRGGQLVTLTPTEYELLRYLMRRSPTVLTKAQILDHVWEYDFGGRSNVVELVVSHLRRKLDVGREPLIHTVRGVGYALRKAPE, from the coding sequence GTGGACGACGCCGTACGACTGCTCGTGGTGGACGACGAGCCCCACATCGCCGACCTGGTGGCCACGGTCGCGCGGTACGAGGGGTGGCAGGCGGCCACGGCGGGGAGCGGGCGGGCCGCGTTGGCGGCGGTCGGTGACTTTCGGCCCGACATCGTCGTGCTCGACCTGATGCTGCCCGACCTCGACGGGTTCACCGTGTTGGACCGGCTGCGGTCGGCCGGTGCGATGGTTCCCGTCGTGTTCCTCACCGCCCGGGACGGCACGGCGGACCGCGTCGCCGGGCTGACCCGCGGTGGGGACGACTACCTGGTGAAACCGTTCTCCGTCGAGGAGCTGATGGCGCGGCTGCGGGCCGTCCTCAGGCGCAGCACCGGGCCGCAGTGGAAGCGGTCCGTGTTGGAGGTGGCGGACCTGGCGCTGGACGAGGACACCCGCGAGGTGCGCCGGGGCGGGCAGTTGGTGACGCTCACGCCCACCGAGTACGAGCTGCTGCGCTACCTGATGCGCCGCTCGCCGACCGTGCTGACGAAGGCCCAGATCCTCGACCACGTGTGGGAGTACGACTTCGGTGGCCGGTCCAACGTGGTCGAGCTGGTCGTCTCGCACCTGCGGCGCAAGCTGGACGTGGGTCGCGAGCCGTTGATCCACACCGTGCGCGGCGTCGGGTACGCGCTGCGCAAGGCCCCCGAGTGA